A window from Micromonospora profundi encodes these proteins:
- a CDS encoding TetR family transcriptional regulator, which yields MTADPADDTRTRILRAALDLFAEHGYQRTSLRQIGERLRLTKAAILYHFPAKEHLLGALVEPLVADLEALLDSAQGQPTEQARWTVLEGWVDIMLAHRRPLGMLFHDIALVGRGDTYHRLMTIAMRANDVIAGPDGGRRDRVRAVQAVATCSDPVVFFTDVPDEVLRADMLDGVRRLLTPDAAPPSPRDLATAGAAVGSPAPQAGAGRRRPGRPPALAREQVEAARRMHAAGTHSVDAIAATLGVSRATVYRHLTDNNETV from the coding sequence ATGACCGCCGATCCTGCGGACGACACCCGTACCCGGATCCTGCGTGCCGCGCTCGACCTCTTCGCCGAACACGGCTACCAGCGCACCTCGCTGCGCCAGATCGGCGAACGGCTGCGGCTGACCAAGGCCGCCATCCTGTACCACTTCCCGGCAAAGGAGCACCTGCTCGGCGCCCTTGTCGAACCGTTGGTGGCCGACCTGGAGGCGCTGCTCGACTCCGCACAGGGGCAGCCGACCGAGCAGGCACGGTGGACGGTTCTGGAGGGCTGGGTCGACATCATGCTCGCCCACCGCCGGCCGCTCGGCATGCTCTTCCACGACATCGCGCTTGTGGGCCGGGGCGACACGTACCACCGGTTGATGACGATCGCGATGCGCGCCAACGACGTCATCGCCGGGCCGGACGGCGGTCGCCGGGACCGGGTCCGGGCGGTCCAGGCGGTGGCCACGTGCAGCGACCCGGTCGTCTTCTTCACCGACGTGCCCGACGAGGTGCTGCGCGCCGACATGCTCGACGGCGTACGCCGACTGCTGACCCCGGACGCCGCGCCCCCGTCTCCACGGGACCTGGCCACGGCGGGCGCTGCCGTGGGGTCGCCGGCCCCGCAGGCGGGCGCTGGTCGACGCCGGCCAGGGCGGCCCCCGGCGCTGGCCCGGGAGCAGGTCGAGGCGGCGCGTCGGATGCACGCGGCGGGCACCCACTCGGTGGACGCGATCGCCGCGACGCTGGGGGTCTCGCGGGCCACCGTCTACCGGCACCTGACCGATAATAATGAGACGGTTTAG
- a CDS encoding ABC transporter ATP-binding protein, which yields MGRDRGHRTVSAEEKSQARQVSLRRIGRLFTPHRPVLAIVTAIIVVSSIIAMATPFLLRAVIDRALPQGDLTLLVWLVLGMVAVAAVTAALGVVQTWISTQVGQRVMHRLRTDVFSHLQRQSLGFFTRTRTGEVQSRITNDIGGMQSVVTSTATAVASNLTTVVATAVAMIALSWQLSLVSLVVLPPAIWLTRRVARMRREITAQRQRELADLNVTVEEGLSISGVQLAKTLGTGPALIDRFTASSARLVDLELRSELAGRWRMASMSIIFAAVPAVIYLAAGLPGAAGTLSIGTLVAFTALQGGLFRPLMGLLNVGVSLTASLALFARIFEYLDLPVDVADPAEPVAVDPARVRGHLRLDDVTFGYPGSDTAALAGITLDVPAGTSLALVGETGSGKSTLAGLISRLHDPTAGRITIDGVDLRDMRLADLAAIVGVVSQETYLLHTTVRENLRYARPDATDAEIEDAARAAQIHDLIADLPDGYDTMVGSRGHRFSGGEKQRLAIARTLLRDPRILALDEATSALDTETERAVQRAFDVLAEGRTTITIAHRLSTVRDADQIAVLDHGRIVESGDHDSLLHRNGRYATLAA from the coding sequence ATGGGCCGCGACCGCGGCCACCGCACCGTCAGCGCCGAGGAGAAGTCGCAGGCCCGTCAGGTTTCCCTGCGCCGCATCGGCCGCCTGTTCACCCCGCACCGACCCGTGCTGGCCATCGTCACCGCGATCATCGTGGTGTCCTCGATCATCGCGATGGCAACCCCGTTCCTCCTACGCGCCGTGATCGACAGGGCCCTCCCGCAGGGCGACCTGACCCTGCTCGTCTGGCTGGTCCTCGGCATGGTCGCCGTCGCCGCGGTGACCGCCGCCCTCGGCGTCGTGCAGACCTGGATCTCCACCCAGGTGGGGCAGCGGGTCATGCACCGGCTGCGCACCGACGTCTTCAGCCACCTCCAGCGCCAGTCGCTGGGCTTCTTCACCCGCACCCGCACCGGCGAGGTGCAGTCCCGCATCACCAACGACATCGGCGGCATGCAGTCGGTGGTCACCTCCACCGCCACCGCCGTCGCCTCCAACCTCACCACCGTGGTCGCCACCGCCGTCGCCATGATCGCGCTCTCCTGGCAGCTCTCCCTCGTCTCCCTCGTCGTGCTGCCGCCGGCCATCTGGCTGACCCGCCGGGTCGCCCGCATGCGCCGCGAGATCACCGCCCAGCGGCAGCGTGAACTGGCCGACCTCAACGTCACGGTCGAGGAAGGGCTCTCGATCAGCGGCGTGCAGCTCGCCAAGACCCTCGGCACCGGCCCGGCGCTCATCGACCGGTTCACCGCCTCCTCGGCCCGCCTCGTCGACCTTGAGCTGCGCAGCGAGCTTGCCGGTCGCTGGCGGATGGCCTCGATGAGCATCATCTTCGCCGCCGTACCGGCGGTCATCTACCTCGCCGCAGGCCTGCCCGGCGCAGCCGGCACCCTGAGCATCGGCACCCTGGTCGCGTTCACCGCCCTCCAGGGCGGCTTGTTCCGGCCACTGATGGGGCTGCTCAACGTGGGTGTGTCGCTGACCGCCTCGCTGGCGCTGTTCGCCCGCATCTTCGAATACCTTGACCTGCCCGTCGACGTGGCCGACCCCGCCGAGCCGGTCGCTGTCGACCCCGCCCGGGTACGCGGACACCTGCGCCTGGACGACGTCACCTTCGGCTACCCCGGCAGCGACACGGCAGCCCTCGCCGGGATCACGCTCGACGTGCCCGCCGGCACCAGCCTCGCCCTGGTCGGCGAGACCGGTTCCGGCAAGAGCACGCTCGCCGGGCTGATCAGCCGCCTGCACGACCCCACCGCCGGCCGGATCACCATCGACGGCGTCGACCTGCGCGACATGCGCCTTGCCGACCTGGCCGCCATCGTCGGCGTGGTCAGCCAGGAGACGTACCTGCTGCACACCACTGTCCGGGAGAACCTGCGCTACGCCCGCCCGGACGCCACCGACGCCGAGATCGAGGACGCGGCCCGCGCCGCCCAGATCCACGACCTGATCGCCGACCTTCCCGACGGGTACGACACCATGGTGGGCTCACGCGGGCACCGGTTCTCCGGCGGCGAGAAGCAACGCCTGGCCATCGCCCGTACGCTGCTGCGCGACCCGCGCATTCTGGCCCTCGACGAGGCCACCAGCGCACTGGACACCGAGACCGAGCGGGCCGTGCAGCGGGCGTTCGACGTGCTCGCAGAGGGTCGTACCACGATCACCATCGCGCACCGGCTCTCCACCGTCCGCGACGCCGACCAGATCGCGGTGCTCGACCACGGCCGGATCGTCGAGTCCGGCGACCACGACAGCCTGCTGCACCGCAACGGCCGCTACGCCACGCTGGCGGCCTGA
- a CDS encoding carboxylate-amine ligase gives MTTGHRSASSVPLLGVEEEFLVVDADRGVVVPEAATVVDGARPALGARVGGEITKFQVEIRTDPCRSVDDLRAQLVEGRAAVQAAARSAGLRVIASGSPVLGCAVPPPITEGPRQDRGTAMFRGLHDELAICAVHVHVEEPDRDRAVLIGNHLRQHLPVFVALTANSPYWAERDTGYASWRTVTWGRWPVAGPPPFLRSARQYDDHVAMLLDAGALVDHGTIFWDLRLSINHPTLEVRVADVPLTAVESAALAALVRALAVVAGEAVDRGDEGPQPTAELMRLAYWRAARDGMGGHGVDVITGRLLPAATLAERLVALARPALDAAGDREPVESWLGWLATNGDGATRQRAAAARRGRLTDVVDEIAARTASKRPMYEESTTA, from the coding sequence ATGACTACGGGACACCGTTCGGCATCGTCGGTTCCCCTGCTCGGCGTCGAGGAGGAGTTCCTCGTCGTAGACGCCGACCGGGGTGTGGTCGTGCCGGAGGCGGCGACTGTGGTCGACGGTGCGCGCCCGGCCCTCGGCGCCCGGGTCGGTGGTGAGATCACCAAGTTCCAGGTGGAGATCCGCACCGACCCGTGCCGCAGCGTGGACGATCTCCGCGCGCAGCTGGTCGAGGGTCGCGCCGCCGTCCAGGCAGCGGCCCGGTCGGCGGGTCTGCGGGTGATCGCCAGCGGCTCACCGGTGCTCGGCTGTGCCGTACCGCCGCCCATCACCGAGGGGCCCCGGCAGGACCGGGGCACCGCCATGTTCCGTGGGCTGCATGACGAGTTGGCGATCTGCGCCGTCCACGTCCACGTGGAGGAGCCCGACCGGGACCGCGCCGTGCTGATCGGCAACCATCTGCGCCAGCACCTGCCGGTGTTCGTCGCCCTCACTGCCAACTCGCCCTACTGGGCCGAGCGCGACACCGGGTACGCGAGTTGGCGCACTGTCACGTGGGGGCGCTGGCCGGTGGCCGGCCCGCCGCCGTTCCTGCGGTCGGCACGGCAGTACGACGACCACGTGGCGATGCTCCTGGACGCGGGCGCGCTTGTCGACCACGGCACGATCTTCTGGGACCTCCGCCTGTCGATCAACCACCCGACTCTTGAGGTACGGGTGGCCGACGTACCCCTGACCGCCGTGGAATCGGCGGCGCTGGCGGCACTGGTGCGGGCCCTGGCGGTCGTCGCCGGGGAGGCCGTCGACAGAGGTGACGAGGGGCCACAGCCGACGGCTGAGCTGATGCGGCTCGCGTACTGGCGGGCGGCCCGCGACGGGATGGGCGGGCACGGCGTCGACGTGATCACGGGCCGGCTGCTGCCCGCGGCGACTCTCGCCGAGCGGCTCGTGGCGCTGGCCCGGCCGGCGCTGGACGCCGCGGGCGACCGGGAGCCTGTGGAGTCCTGGCTGGGGTGGCTGGCCACGAACGGCGACGGGGCGACCCGGCAGCGGGCCGCCGCAGCGCGACGCGGGCGCCTCACCGACGTGGTCGACGAGATCGCCGCCCGGACCGCGTCCAAGCGGCCCATGTACGAAGAAAGCACAACGGCGTAA
- a CDS encoding ABC transporter ATP-binding protein, with protein sequence MPVISIGNLVKTFGAIRALDGLDLRVERGEVHGFLGPNGAGKSTAIRILLGLLRRDSGETLVLDADPWRDAVRLHRRLAYVPGDVSLWPNLTGGEAIDLLGELRGGLDQNRRDELLRRFDLDPTRRCRTYSKGNRQKVAIVAAFASNVELYVLDEPTSGLDPLMEAVFQDEVRRIKRAGATVLLSSHVLAEVEALCDRVSIIREGRTVESGTLTELRHLTRTAVTVETARPATGLAELPGVHDVHEVDGRTHLEVEPAHLDELLGRLVHFGVRALTSTPPTLEQLFLRHYGDDPAAANGRADAADADAPGAGAR encoded by the coding sequence ATGCCCGTCATCTCGATCGGCAACCTGGTCAAGACGTTCGGTGCCATCCGGGCACTCGACGGGCTCGACCTTCGGGTCGAGCGGGGAGAGGTGCACGGCTTCCTCGGCCCCAACGGCGCCGGCAAGTCGACAGCCATCCGGATCCTGCTCGGCCTGCTGCGCCGCGACTCCGGTGAGACGCTGGTGCTCGACGCCGACCCCTGGCGCGATGCCGTCCGCCTGCACCGCCGTCTGGCGTACGTGCCCGGCGACGTCAGCCTCTGGCCCAACCTCACCGGGGGAGAGGCGATCGACCTGCTCGGTGAGCTGCGCGGCGGCCTCGACCAGAACCGCCGCGACGAGCTGCTGCGCCGCTTCGACCTGGACCCCACCCGCAGGTGCCGCACCTACTCCAAAGGCAACCGGCAGAAGGTCGCCATCGTCGCCGCGTTCGCGTCCAACGTGGAGCTGTACGTGCTCGACGAGCCGACCTCCGGCCTCGACCCCCTCATGGAGGCGGTGTTCCAGGACGAGGTCCGGCGGATCAAGCGGGCCGGCGCGACAGTGCTGCTCTCCAGCCACGTACTCGCCGAGGTCGAGGCCCTCTGCGACCGGGTCAGCATCATCCGCGAGGGTCGGACCGTCGAGTCCGGCACCCTCACCGAGCTGCGCCACCTCACCCGTACGGCGGTGACCGTCGAAACGGCCCGCCCGGCCACCGGTCTGGCCGAGCTGCCGGGCGTGCACGACGTGCACGAGGTCGACGGTCGTACCCACCTGGAGGTCGAGCCGGCGCACCTGGACGAGCTGCTCGGCCGGCTCGTCCACTTCGGTGTCCGGGCGCTGACAAGCACACCGCCCACACTGGAACAGCTCTTCCTGCGTCACTACGGCGACGACCCGGCCGCCGCGAACGGCCGCGCCGACGCCGCCGACGCCGACGCCCCAGGGGCAGGTGCGCGGTGA
- a CDS encoding NAD(P)-binding domain-containing protein: MVSSEHRYVIVGAGPAGLQLSYYLQQQGADYLTFESGDAPGGFFTRFPRHRRLISLNKVHTDSTDPEIRLRWDWNSLLNDDPDLLFPKFSEEYLPAADDLVRYLAEFQRVHKLNVRYGTTVERITRTDDGFTVRTNKGEVRARCLVVATGWGQPFVPAIKGIEHAIGYEDMVVDPTAYDGQRVLIIGKGNSAFETASAILGRASMVHLASRQPLRLAWNTKHPGDVRGQYGAILDSYQFKTLHSVLDCTIDEIRQVDGRYEVSITYTHAQGETAVLDYHTVLRCTGFRMNTAMFDETVRPDMVRDGRMPGLRPDWQSRNVDDLYFAGTIAQDRDAKHASSPFIDGFRYNLRTFTRMLRERYDGVPLPYATTPADPASLTKLMLDRVNWSSALWTQFEYLCDVFVRDDATGDFHHYEDLPEDYAVERFGAAAQWYTLALRWGRDDYGDVFAIDRHPTPDRARESAFIHPVIRRYRGAELVAEQHLLEDLLAEWRRPDRHVEPLVEFLTGDLTTGS, translated from the coding sequence ATGGTCAGCAGCGAACACAGGTACGTCATCGTCGGGGCCGGGCCTGCCGGCCTTCAACTGAGCTACTACCTCCAGCAGCAGGGCGCCGACTACCTGACGTTCGAGAGCGGCGACGCGCCGGGCGGGTTCTTCACGCGGTTTCCGCGCCACCGCCGGCTCATCTCGCTCAACAAGGTGCACACCGACAGCACCGATCCCGAGATCCGCCTCCGCTGGGACTGGAACTCGCTGCTCAACGACGACCCGGATCTGTTGTTCCCGAAGTTCAGCGAGGAGTACCTTCCGGCGGCCGACGACCTGGTGCGCTACCTCGCCGAGTTCCAACGTGTCCACAAGCTCAACGTCCGCTACGGCACGACAGTCGAGCGGATCACCCGGACCGACGACGGCTTCACGGTGCGCACCAACAAGGGTGAGGTGCGGGCGCGCTGCCTGGTCGTGGCCACCGGCTGGGGCCAGCCGTTCGTGCCCGCCATCAAGGGCATCGAACACGCCATCGGGTACGAGGACATGGTCGTCGACCCCACGGCGTACGACGGTCAGCGGGTCCTCATCATCGGCAAGGGCAACTCCGCGTTCGAGACGGCGTCGGCAATCCTCGGGCGGGCGTCGATGGTGCACCTCGCCAGCCGGCAACCGTTGCGACTGGCATGGAACACCAAACATCCCGGCGACGTCCGTGGCCAGTACGGCGCGATCCTCGACAGCTACCAGTTCAAGACGCTGCACTCGGTGCTGGACTGCACGATCGACGAGATCCGTCAGGTCGACGGACGGTACGAGGTGTCCATCACGTACACCCACGCCCAGGGGGAGACCGCGGTCCTCGACTACCACACGGTGCTGAGGTGCACGGGCTTCCGGATGAACACCGCCATGTTCGACGAGACGGTCCGCCCCGACATGGTGCGCGACGGCCGCATGCCCGGTCTGCGGCCCGACTGGCAGTCCCGCAACGTCGACGACCTGTACTTCGCCGGCACCATCGCCCAGGACCGGGACGCCAAACACGCCTCGTCGCCCTTCATCGACGGCTTCCGGTACAACCTGCGCACGTTCACGCGGATGCTGCGGGAGCGCTACGACGGCGTGCCGCTGCCGTACGCCACGACGCCCGCCGACCCCGCGTCGCTGACCAAACTCATGCTCGACAGGGTCAACTGGTCCTCGGCGCTGTGGACCCAGTTCGAATACCTGTGCGACGTCTTCGTCCGCGACGACGCCACCGGCGACTTCCACCACTACGAGGACCTGCCGGAGGACTACGCGGTGGAGCGCTTCGGAGCCGCCGCTCAGTGGTACACGCTCGCGCTGCGGTGGGGCCGCGACGACTACGGCGACGTCTTCGCCATCGACAGGCACCCGACCCCCGACCGGGCGAGGGAGAGCGCCTTCATCCACCCGGTGATCCGGCGTTACCGTGGCGCGGAACTGGTCGCCGAGCAGCACCTGCTGGAGGACCTGCTGGCCGAGTGGCGGCGCCCGGACCGCCACGTCGAGCCCCTTGTCGAATTCCTGACCGGGGACCTCACCACCGGATCATGA
- a CDS encoding ABC transporter permease, with translation MSALTGTPRLARLVLRRDRIRLAIWVLGTPLLGYALAGSVAGIYPDEAARQGYATTSASSLVARAFNGPIAGTDLGAVVVAETYVTLALIVALLSSFAVVRHTRQDEETGRAELLGASVVGRYAPLTAALTVVVAANVLAAALLLLALVGAGLPLAGSVAAAGAIGGVGIAFTAVAAVTAQLSVTARGANALAAAVVGLSFVLRAAGDVLGEQSADGTRVRSAWPSWLSPLGWGNQVRAFGDEQWWVLALPVLLLAAGVALAYALAERRDLGAGLIAPRRGPATGAAGLLSPAGLAWRTQRGTLLGWAVGVAVLGLSMGVAADEFNAMIDANPAAAEAINAMGGGDNLLDAYLAAMLGLFALTIGAYVVQALLRVRGDETDGTLEAALATAVGRTRWLGTQVLAAVLGAVALLLLAGLTTGLGYGLVTGDPLGSAVELAGAALLRLPALLVVAGVVTALFGLLPRRSVALSWAVLLVFLLLGQLGAVLELPQAALDLSPYTHVPSVPAVDPVALPLVVLTAVAALLLAAGVAGFRRRDVPS, from the coding sequence GTGAGCGCCCTCACCGGTACGCCCCGGCTGGCCCGCCTGGTGCTGCGCCGCGACCGGATCCGCCTCGCCATCTGGGTCCTCGGCACACCGCTGCTCGGCTACGCCCTCGCCGGCAGCGTCGCCGGCATCTACCCCGACGAGGCCGCCCGCCAGGGCTACGCCACCACCTCGGCGTCCAGCCTCGTCGCCCGCGCCTTCAACGGCCCGATCGCCGGCACCGACCTCGGAGCCGTGGTGGTCGCCGAGACATACGTGACGCTGGCCCTGATCGTCGCGCTGCTGAGCAGCTTCGCCGTGGTCCGGCACACGCGCCAGGACGAGGAGACCGGCCGGGCGGAGCTGCTCGGCGCGTCAGTCGTCGGCAGGTACGCGCCGCTCACCGCCGCGCTGACGGTCGTCGTCGCGGCTAACGTGCTGGCCGCCGCGCTGCTCCTGCTCGCGCTGGTCGGCGCGGGTCTGCCACTTGCCGGTTCGGTCGCCGCGGCCGGCGCGATCGGTGGCGTCGGGATCGCCTTCACGGCCGTGGCCGCGGTCACCGCGCAGCTCTCGGTGACCGCCCGAGGCGCCAACGCACTCGCCGCCGCTGTCGTCGGGCTCTCCTTCGTGCTGCGCGCCGCCGGTGACGTCCTCGGCGAGCAGAGCGCCGACGGCACCCGGGTACGCAGCGCCTGGCCGTCCTGGCTCTCCCCGCTCGGTTGGGGCAACCAGGTGCGCGCCTTCGGCGACGAGCAGTGGTGGGTGCTCGCCCTGCCCGTTCTGCTGCTGGCGGCAGGGGTGGCGCTCGCGTACGCCCTCGCGGAGCGACGTGACCTGGGCGCCGGCCTCATCGCACCCCGGCGCGGCCCGGCCACCGGCGCGGCCGGGCTGCTCAGCCCCGCCGGCCTGGCCTGGCGTACGCAACGGGGAACCCTGCTGGGCTGGGCGGTCGGAGTGGCAGTCCTCGGCCTGTCGATGGGCGTCGCCGCCGACGAGTTCAACGCGATGATCGACGCGAACCCGGCCGCCGCCGAGGCGATAAACGCGATGGGCGGTGGCGACAACCTGCTCGACGCGTACCTGGCCGCGATGCTGGGGCTGTTCGCGCTGACCATCGGCGCGTACGTCGTGCAGGCCCTGCTGCGCGTACGCGGCGACGAGACCGACGGAACACTGGAGGCGGCGCTGGCCACCGCCGTGGGTCGTACCCGCTGGCTCGGCACCCAGGTGCTCGCCGCCGTGCTCGGCGCTGTCGCGTTGCTGCTGCTCGCCGGCCTGACCACAGGCCTCGGCTACGGCCTGGTCACCGGCGATCCGCTCGGCTCGGCCGTCGAGCTGGCTGGCGCCGCGCTGCTGCGGCTGCCCGCCCTCCTGGTGGTCGCCGGGGTGGTGACAGCGCTGTTCGGTCTGCTGCCCCGCCGGTCGGTGGCGCTGTCCTGGGCGGTGCTGCTGGTCTTCCTGCTGCTCGGGCAGCTCGGCGCGGTCCTGGAACTACCGCAGGCGGCGCTCGACCTGTCGCCGTACACCCATGTGCCGTCCGTGCCCGCTGTCGACCCGGTGGCGCTGCCGCTCGTGGTGCTGACAGCGGTGGCCGCGTTACTGCTCGCGGCGGGCGTCGCCGGTTTCCGCCGTCGGGACGTCCCGAGCTGA
- a CDS encoding N-acetylglutaminylglutamine amidotransferase, with amino-acid sequence MCGISGEARFDGQTPDAAAVTRMTEAMRTRGPDGEGLYTADWVTLGHRRLTIIDLSDAGGQPMVRDDLGLALVFNGCIYNYPELREELRNAGYAFHSTSDTEVILVAYAHWGERFVDHLVGMFAIGLVDRTRRRLILARDRLGIKPLYLAETPGRLRFASTLPALLSAGDVDTSIDPVALHHYLSWHSIVPAPRTVLRGVRKLPPATLRVIEADGRSREEVYWRPDYVREPADAGMDAADWRAAVGDALRTAVRRRLVADVPVGVLLSGGLDSSLIVALLAEAGQQHLRTFSIGFDSRGEESGDEFHYSDLVARAYDTDHQRIRLSNDDLVPAARRAVLAMSEPMGSHDVVAFHLLSEQVARHVKVAQSGQGADEVFAGYGYHQPLVQAPRHGAEETFAAAFFDRDHDELRQVVGPEYALDHDASRDLLAGHLAAPGAQSALDAVLRLDTHLMLPDDPVKRVDNMSMAWGLEVRTPFLDQDLVTLAAHCPPEHKVAQGGKGVLKEVARQVVPAEVIDRPKGYFPVPALRNVDGPVRGLVADALQAPAARERGLFRPEYVARLLAEPDRAEAAAGSNKLWQLGLLELWLQTHDIR; translated from the coding sequence ATGTGCGGAATCAGCGGGGAGGCCCGCTTCGACGGTCAGACGCCCGACGCGGCGGCGGTCACCCGGATGACCGAGGCCATGCGCACCCGGGGTCCCGACGGCGAAGGGCTCTACACCGCCGACTGGGTCACCCTCGGCCACCGCCGGCTGACAATCATCGACCTGTCCGACGCCGGCGGCCAGCCGATGGTGCGCGACGACCTGGGCCTCGCGCTGGTCTTCAACGGCTGCATCTACAACTACCCGGAACTGCGCGAGGAACTGCGAAACGCCGGGTACGCGTTCCACTCGACAAGCGACACCGAGGTCATCCTTGTGGCGTACGCGCACTGGGGTGAACGCTTCGTCGACCACCTCGTGGGCATGTTCGCGATCGGGCTTGTCGACAGGACCCGACGGCGGCTGATCCTGGCCCGGGACCGGCTCGGCATCAAACCGCTCTACCTCGCCGAGACCCCCGGACGACTGCGGTTCGCCTCCACCCTGCCCGCGCTGCTGAGCGCCGGTGACGTGGACACCAGCATCGACCCGGTGGCGCTGCACCACTACCTGTCCTGGCACTCCATCGTGCCCGCGCCCCGGACCGTTCTGCGCGGCGTGCGCAAGCTGCCGCCGGCCACCCTGCGGGTCATCGAGGCGGACGGGCGCAGCCGGGAGGAGGTGTACTGGCGGCCCGACTACGTACGGGAACCGGCCGACGCGGGAATGGACGCCGCCGACTGGCGGGCCGCCGTCGGCGACGCGCTGCGCACGGCGGTACGCCGACGGCTTGTCGCCGACGTCCCCGTGGGCGTGCTGCTCTCCGGCGGCCTGGACTCCAGCCTCATCGTGGCGCTGCTCGCCGAGGCCGGTCAGCAGCACCTGCGGACGTTCAGCATCGGCTTCGACAGCCGTGGCGAGGAGTCCGGCGACGAGTTCCACTACTCCGACCTGGTGGCCCGCGCGTACGACACCGACCACCAGCGGATCCGCCTGTCGAACGACGACCTGGTACCCGCCGCACGCCGGGCGGTGCTTGCCATGAGCGAGCCGATGGGCAGTCACGACGTGGTGGCCTTCCATCTGCTCTCCGAGCAGGTCGCGCGGCACGTGAAGGTGGCACAGTCCGGGCAGGGCGCCGACGAGGTGTTCGCCGGGTACGGCTACCACCAGCCGCTGGTGCAGGCACCCCGGCACGGCGCTGAGGAGACGTTCGCCGCCGCGTTCTTCGACCGCGACCACGACGAGCTACGCCAGGTCGTCGGCCCGGAGTACGCGCTGGACCACGATGCCAGCCGGGACCTGCTCGCCGGGCATCTCGCCGCACCCGGCGCGCAGTCGGCGCTGGACGCGGTGCTGCGCCTGGACACCCACCTCATGCTTCCCGACGACCCGGTCAAGCGGGTGGACAACATGAGCATGGCGTGGGGCCTGGAGGTGCGTACCCCGTTCCTCGACCAGGACCTGGTCACCCTTGCCGCGCACTGCCCGCCGGAGCACAAGGTGGCCCAGGGCGGCAAGGGCGTGCTCAAGGAGGTCGCCCGGCAGGTGGTGCCGGCCGAGGTGATCGACCGCCCGAAGGGCTACTTCCCTGTGCCGGCGCTGCGCAATGTGGACGGGCCGGTCCGAGGGCTGGTCGCCGATGCGTTGCAGGCGCCTGCCGCGCGCGAGCGAGGGCTGTTCCGCCCGGAGTACGTGGCGCGGCTGCTCGCCGAGCCGGACCGCGCCGAGGCGGCGGCCGGCAGCAACAAGCTGTGGCAGCTCGGCCTACTGGAGCTCTGGTTGCAGACCCACGACATCCGCTGA
- a CDS encoding nitroreductase family protein, giving the protein MVREAEAFAERMALRRSVRDFAGDPIPDGVIEAAIRAASTAPSGANVQPWRFVVLTDPARKRRLREAAEAEERAFYDRRASAEWLGAIARLGTDWRKPFLETAPAVIVVFEVHQGPNSPKPYYVKESVGIAVGLLITALHHAGLVTLTHTPSPMRFLNEVCERPPEERPYVVMPVGYPAPDAQVPDLTRKPLDEVMIRW; this is encoded by the coding sequence ATGGTGCGCGAGGCGGAGGCCTTCGCCGAACGGATGGCGTTACGCCGTTCCGTGCGTGACTTCGCCGGCGACCCGATTCCCGACGGGGTGATCGAGGCCGCCATCCGGGCCGCGTCGACAGCGCCCAGTGGTGCGAACGTGCAGCCGTGGCGGTTCGTGGTGCTGACCGACCCGGCACGCAAACGCCGGCTACGCGAGGCGGCGGAGGCCGAGGAACGCGCCTTCTACGACCGCCGCGCCTCGGCGGAGTGGCTGGGTGCGATCGCCAGGCTAGGCACCGACTGGCGGAAGCCGTTCCTGGAGACCGCACCTGCCGTCATCGTCGTCTTCGAGGTGCACCAGGGGCCGAACAGCCCGAAGCCCTACTACGTCAAGGAGTCCGTGGGCATCGCCGTCGGTCTTCTGATCACCGCGCTGCACCACGCCGGCCTGGTCACCCTGACCCACACGCCCAGTCCGATGCGGTTCCTCAACGAGGTGTGCGAGCGTCCGCCGGAGGAGCGCCCGTACGTGGTGATGCCCGTCGGGTATCCCGCGCCGGACGCCCAGGTGCCCGATCTGACCCGCAAACCCCTCGATGAGGTCATGATCCGGTGGTGA
- a CDS encoding MarR family winged helix-turn-helix transcriptional regulator: MIADTADSGEDESLAEAFWGVASRLRRQTREALAPWDITPSQSRALGVLARHGEVRPGTLAEHLRIAPRSATEVIDDLQARGLVERRSDPADRRATLVVLTAEGERVSTAIRSARRAEADRFFGHLDDADRAELARILRTLRA; this comes from the coding sequence GTGATCGCGGACACCGCCGACAGCGGCGAGGACGAGAGCCTCGCGGAGGCGTTCTGGGGCGTCGCGTCCCGGCTGCGCCGGCAGACCCGTGAGGCCTTGGCACCCTGGGACATCACTCCCAGCCAGTCCCGGGCGCTCGGCGTGCTGGCCCGGCACGGCGAGGTACGCCCCGGCACCCTCGCCGAGCACCTGCGCATCGCCCCTCGCTCGGCCACCGAGGTCATCGACGACCTACAGGCCAGAGGGCTCGTCGAACGCCGCAGTGACCCTGCCGACCGCAGGGCGACGCTCGTCGTCCTCACCGCGGAGGGCGAGCGGGTCAGCACCGCCATCCGGTCCGCCCGCCGCGCCGAGGCGGACCGCTTCTTCGGGCACCTCGACGACGCCGACCGCGCCGAGCTGGCCCGCATCCTGCGCACCCTGCGCGCCTGA